ACTGTTCATGTTGTAAATGAACCCAGAGATGGCCACAGGGTTCCTTAACCATGTGCCTTTTGTGAGCCTAACCTCTGTGCTTACTGGTCGACAGGCATGGAGATAAAGGAAAGCTGATCAGGACACTCAGGCTTAAGCTCTTATGTGGTTCAGGTGTGTCTTTCAAAATTGGCGCGATTTATATCAATTAATCCCTATTTCATCCATCTTCATTCTCAGCATTGCCAGTGCTTCTCCCAGCCTTGTGTTGGATATGTTTCAGAACGATATGTGGGAAATCCAGTGACAAGGATCGAAGACCAATTCCACCATCCGGGCATGTACATTGGCCTTGGATTAGGTATGGATGTGGGGGAGTTTGATCTAAGTTACTGgagttgcattttttttaattttagtccagATATATGGTGAGTTAGGTACTAGGAGACTAGGAGAGACCATATTTGGGTGGAATCCAGTCATGGCCGTGGAGTCGGAATTGTATCGGCCATGGTTGGTCTCTTTTGGTACTAGCTTTTGATGGACTCTTTTGGTACTGCTTGTTCACTTCACCTTGAAATGTAACCATCGGATCGAGTGGATAACGTGCTAACCGCTTGATTGCATTTGTAACAGTTTGCTGAAATAGTAAAACCTATGTGAAGTTGGCAGATTATACCAACTTTGATAGAAGTCTGCAATTACCGAATTTATCTACGCCCTAGGAGAGGTCTACTTCATTGGAGGTTCTTGCAATTTATTTGCCTAAAAAATAGGACGGGCGCTTAAATGGAAATCTAGGGTTTTCATTTTGCCAATTTCTTCGTCCTTGCTTGACACATTGTTATGACTGTATGAAAATTATTGTCTATACTTTGATTTGTTTGTCAATTCATCATGCATATATTAGAGTAGCAAAACATTAATTAAAgcatttttttagaaataaaactaaaacatGTTTCTCTTccatttaaacttttatactgcAATATTTTGAGCAATAAgcatgctttctttcttttatatacTAAGGTTGGAGTTTTAGCTAATATCACTCTTGGACAAGTCATCGTTGAGCTGTGGGATCCTAGCCATTTGCATGAAAATGCATTTCATGTTGGAAGTTCATTGCTTGTCCCACTTGTattaggattttatttttagtttatctttatattttatttcaattTTAGTTGGAATAGTTTATCTTTTAGTGTTGGCTTATTTTAGTTAAGTTGAGTCTTGGGCTTAATATATTTAAGTCAATTTTTAAGTTGGAGTGAGATGCTAATGTTTTTATTTTGCAGTAGGAGAGAGAGTGTAATATTATAAATAAGGGCGGAGAGTTATGTGAAGAGTTGGAGAGAATTCTTTTTATGTGTTGAACCTCTTTAGTGAGGCATCTACGATAGGCCGAAGTACTTGAACAACAGGATAAAATACATAGTTACTAAGCCAATTTACTATTAGAAAGATGTCAACCTTAGACCAAGTACTAAAAAAAGCAAGTCGAAATATTGAGAATGTATGCTGGTGCGCTAAAAGTGTAGACCTACAGACTGGTACGTCAAGAGTGCAGGTTGATACGCTAAGAGCGTAGACCGATGCGCCAAAAGTGCAAGCCAGTATGCTAAGTGTACATGCCAAGTAATTGGGATGTATACTTGGAGAGCGAGAGTTATCGGCCTAGGATGAGGCTTTAATAGAGTAGAGTCATAGAATGGTGGCTAGCCAAATGTTTTCAGTACCCATTATGTGGGAAAAGTGATCACATTACCTACAATAGTGGAAAATAATGGCCCATATAGCATATAATAGAAAGgataaatatccaaaataaataGTGGTACCTATTTCTCTACTATCCATGATGTGAGAGGAGGGCAATACTATCCACCAAGTGTGGCCAAAGTGGCCTATGTGGCATATCATAGCAAAGACAAGTATACAAAATGAGTTGTGGTTCTCATCTTTTCACTACCCATGACGTGAGAAGAAAGGAAGCACTATTTACTTTGGTAATAATGGCTTATGTAGCATATAATAATAAGAACTGGTGTCTAAAGCTAAGTATTAGCATCCATTATACTAGTTAAGAGCACTTATAATAAAATCtcttttatattaatttttttattttactttagTTTTTATAGTAGATTAAGACAGCATTCCATTATCCTTGAAAGTTCTTGAAGGTTCAAGGCATCTACATCTGATCCTATCTTCTTCAAGTTTCAACCATAGGCCGATGGCATGCCACACAAATCTTCTTGCTCCATCATTTGCTTAGTATCCCGATTTCGGCCAAAAATGAAGGAAAACATAGATGTCTCGAACTTATTATTTCggcctttatttttttaaaataattttaattttctcatctattttttttcttattctcgCATTTctctgaaattatttttttgtatcgGTGTTTGTTCTGAATCTCGGACTAGTACAGTCAATGTACTCCGGATAGTATACCGTTCTACATATCATACTCAAATCTCCATAATCTGAAATATGGAAAGAGTATAAACTCACAAAAGAAGTGCTTTTCTTCTGTTCCAACCTCCTTAATCAAACTCAATTCTCTTCATATCCTAAAACGAGTGTCGAGTTTTTAAAAGCTTCATGATAGGATCATATTGCAATAGCGTAGACTATATTTGGAAGTAGGGTATATTCTTCTTGGAAACTTTCGATGGCTCCAGTGCTAAATGACAAATTATTGGGGCTTATCTCATATGGACACCTTTCCTTCTGAGTGCTTTGGGCCGGTTTGATATAATAGAGTCTCGAGGCATATAGGAATACAATAACACTGTTGAGTCATAGATAAGCTCCCTTTTGATGGAAGGACGACTATTTTTTGGTATATTTTCCGGAGTAACATGGGTAAAGGTTTCAATATTTACCTCCATCATTCTGCTTTAATTTTCCTCTCATTATATGATATTTTCGCATGATACCTACAGTTCCAACCTACTAGTAAGGATATGACATAAATGATTGATCAAGAGGTGTACCTCAACAAGCAATAAAATGCAAGTCTTATTCACCACATATACTTTTTCAGTGTACTCAAAACAAAGCTGAATCTTTGAACCATGCTGCATATTGTGACATGATGCTATTGGATACTGTAAATTGAACCAAAATATGAAGCGAAACTATATATCATTGCCATTTTGAGATGTACTTACAAGTATGAAGGGTAATGAAATGAGTTACTGTACACTATCTAATAAGCCAAATATTTTCCTCTCCATGTTGTTTTATACCTTCTCCATGATCAGACTTACTCCAAATTCAGGTTCTACAATCAATCTTAACGTAGGGGAATGCTGATAACTTGGTGACAAGGTAAAACTGAACTTTGAAAGAACGAGAGAGAGTATAATCTTCAACTCAACCATGGCGAAATTTTGACCTAGACATGTCCGAGTCCCAGCGCCGAATGGTACATACATGTGCGGATGCTGGCAAGCGCCATGAACCCCACTTGCAAACCTCTCAGGATTGAACTCATGCACATCTGGACCCCAGATGTTGGGATCATGGTGCAAGATCGATACCGGAACATAGACATTGACACCTTTGGGAATATGAATGCCTCCAAACTCCATTTCCTGAAGGGTCTCCCTTGTCACATATGCTCCAGGAGGATAGAGTCGCAATGCCTCCTGAATCACCATGGTTAACTGCAAGTAAAATATGTAAGTTATGACCCAGAAAAGGAAATGGCACTCAAAAGTGTTCAAGGATGaatgtcaaaaaaaaaggggcatTTATTATCAAGTTAGGTCATGTGCATGATATATAGATCAAAATAAGTAGGAAAATAACCAAGCTTGTATCTGATAAGAGAACTATCATGCTCATGCCATGCTTGCATTAATAATGCTCAAGCTTATATTAATAACCAAGTTTGATTTGCACACTAAGCCAATTCTGCTCAATAGCATCTCTGGTTAAGACCACTTTCTGGACACCTAACCCAATTAACCTGGACTAAAGCTACTCACCGTAAAAGGCAGGATAACTTTATTCCAAGTTAAAGCAGGTTAACCAGCATGGGCTTGTCATAGCAGCAACAAGCTCTGTGTCTTTCAAGGCAGCATAAGCTCGAGTTCAGAAGAAAGAGTATTAGCAGCAGCAAGCAAGACTTACTATCTTCATCTTCTGAAGTGACCGGGCATCCGTCGGGCGACCGTCGCAGACCTCCGCAACCTCGGCCCTTGCCCTGGCTTGCCACTCCGGGTGCAGACCGAGCAGCATGAGGCACCAAGTGGCTGTGACTGCAGTCGTCTCGTGCCCTGCAAAGTATATGGTCTTGCAGTTGTCCACCACGAAGCTATCTGTGGTGTTGGGACCTATGCGACCATTGCTTGCACTGCGAAGGATGGCCTGCAATAGATTCTTATCTCCTCCTTTCCCCTCTTTCACTACCTGCAGTATCAGCGAGCggatttctttgttcagcctccACATTTCTCGGTTTCTCTTTGTAGGAATGTGCCTAACATAGCATCAGTTCAATACTGGCCTGTTAGTTGctttgaactttgaagtcatgaatcaagagagcaaaaaaaaaaaagactgtcGCAATAAACTTGAGCTCTTGTTTTCGATTCTTTTTCCTACTGAATCTTGGCATATTTTGGGCAGTAATGAATGAGTTCTATataaaagaggaggaaaagttGTTTACGAGAGAAGGAAAACACGAGAGCAGAAATCAAAGAACGGTAACAATTTAAAGTACAACCCACAGTGGGACATTCACAAGAGCCCCTACATTCTCCCCAAGCTCCGAGAATAACGAGAGCCCAGCCACAGTAGCTCTGCTTCTATTGTGATACACCTCGAGCAAGAAGAAGGAACACTCAGGAAGGCGTATGCTGAGTCAGAGGTCCAAGACTCCTCCATAACTTTCCATGACTCTCACGCCACCTTGGAAGAGCAGATAGATATGTTGCAGAACATTTTGCATGAATTGGAATACATGGAGCAGCTCTTCTTCAGAAAGATCCTTGCATTTCTCTCACGCCAAACTTCCCAACAAAGCGCTGCCATTAGTCTTTTTGAATGAGCTCTATATAGCGTTCTCTAAGATGGCTCAGGCTAGTTTATCTATGTACAGTTTActgtaattatcaaaacatatctAGAAAGTGTAAAAGAGCAGACTTCCTACTCGAGCAACACTGTGAGCAAAATAGAAGCAAAGAAACTTGGAAATCACAACAACATCAACAAAAAGAATCAAATTTGAGGAGATAAACTAAAAGAAGGTTATCAAcaatcatgaaacatatatatataaaatgtaaACAAGAAACTTCCTAATAGAGCAACACTATGACCAAAACAGAAGCAAAGAGACTTGAGAATGTCTCAAATGAAGTTTGTGTTCTCAACCATCCCTGTGTGACCACCAGTCTCACACGACAATTGTACaaggatttttttcttttctccatcTCAAATTTTCTACAGGTAACTACAAATCATAAAACATATCAAAGCTTCGGTCAGAAGTAAAAATATCAAAGCAACTAGAGCAGCATACCTTACACCGGTAATTTCGACGAACATATTAGGTTTGCAAATGGCCTTCTGCAACACTCTAAGCTTCAAAAATATCTCTTTTCCCTTGATATAGCTGCTCCCAAAACAGGCTCTAGAAATTACATCAGCAGAGTAGCTCCTCAGATCTTCATCAACCTTTATGTCTGCAATTCCCTTTCCACGCTCGATTTTGCTCTCCCATGAGTTCAACAATGGGAAGGTACAGTCTACCATCAAATCTACCATACCCTGCATAAGAATTTAAGTTTCTTCTTTAGAATTGCATAGCTTTCTATAAAAGCTGGCTATAAATATTTTCAAAGCTAGGATGGAAGAAGGTTGAGGAATTAATTCCAACCGTGTATAGAGAGGTCTAACTATAATAAATTCAGTGATGGTAGAACGAAAGAAATACCAAAGGCAAGTCTTTACAAGATTCAACAGGGAGAGTGTCAGGTATTCTAAGTAAAAGATGAAATAATCCACATCATTTAGTTGAAATAAACGGTTTGATTTTTGAGAGAAGCTTACCTTAACCTTTTCCAAGAAGAACTCAGGGGCTATAATCTTCCTTTGGTAGGCCCAAGCCTCCCCATTTGATTTGAGAATTCCTTGACCAAACAAAGGCTCATGGGTCTTCTTTAGGTACGTAGCCTTTCCCAAAGCTAGAGACCCACAAAGCGTGATATCCTTCACCAAATCTGGGTGGCTAACATGCAATGCGACCACATTTCCCATTGAATATGAGAATATAGGGCctgcaaaattaaaaaatagtgGGTAGTGGCACGTCTCAactatataaaatttgattatgAACTTTTCATTAGACTATATAAATAATTTGTCCCAACTATTTGAAATTGATATATCATTCATCACCCACCAAGCTCAAATTTCAACGTTTTCTCAATTtagtatatttttataattgatTGTTCAGTACAAAATCAACCCTCAACATTTTTCACCAACACTTAGAATCCGCATCGGCAAAATTTAACTCATCCAAGTTATCATCCAACTATTATTAGTCTCAGCAGGTTGATATTTCAAATTAGAACAGAGAGCCCTTAAAAGTAACCAATCTATCATCAAGATggtctaaaatattttattaaaataattaaaagatGGAAAATTGAGAGAAATGATACTTGTAGTAACAAATCCAGTTCAGAACTTTGAATTGCTTTTTTTTCGAGCTAAAGGAAAGCATAACTCATCTAAGAATTCAACTCGAGAGCTCTAGTTGCTGAAAAAAGTGGTACCTGATTGAGAAGTGAAATGTTGAGTTGGATCGGATCCACTGCTGAATTGGTGGATGAGTCCAGCCGTAAAGCAACATGCACAAAGACAAAAAATGAAGAGCGCAACATACATATTTGTGCTTGTTGTTTTGTGATTGGATATATCTGCTAGCCCTAGTAGTAGATCTGATCCAACTAATAATTTATCTAACGATGCATAATCCAAGAACTCCACTCCTTATCACATGAATGGAATCACCTTATTCAACTTTTAACATTCAAACCAAGGTTAAGAACTGTTTCAACGACATCTAACTTGCTGAGAAAGTGCCATATTTAGACCATCGTACCGTTTGTATCTTTCACTTCTAGTTTGCTATAGAAGAGGTCTCCTAAAGAGACGACATGGAGCAAGTGCGCGTCTTTTTTACACCCCGAAAGAATAGCCTCCTCTCCGGGCGTGGGCCCGCTCCAACTGTTAGGCTTACGAACACTTCCGGTCCGATTTAATGGCACCTGAGAAGTCCGCATCAATGCCGGAattgggaaaagaaaagaaagaggatgcaatgaaaaaataatttgaccGGCGATGTTCGCAACTTTCGGTCTTCCATGTTCATAAAGTGAGCACCATGTGCCTGGTGGCCCACCAAGCTGGGTTTAGACATTTCTTTCCAAATACGGAAAGTGGTGAGGATTATGCACTACTTAACACTTTATAATAGAATTCTAACCCAAAGTTTTTGTGACCCATATAGGTGTATATTTAGTCCAACATCAGTTATTTACTGGAtagattttagatatttataatatggaacctaaataataccttccgactaatctttttagatgagatcctgaattgttataaatggtatcaaaaCAGATTCGACCCATAATCTATGTAGACTTGAAGGCATTGCAGCTTGGCCACGGGCCGATCGTagtgcttatgattagatttgaaccaTCAATTTGACAAGAACATCGGGACTTCAACGGAGGCAGATCTTGATACTTATATGGTatcaaaaaactcaaataatacattCCTACTAGTCTTTTTGGACAAGGCCTTAAGTGTACA
The Phoenix dactylifera cultivar Barhee BC4 chromosome 3, palm_55x_up_171113_PBpolish2nd_filt_p, whole genome shotgun sequence DNA segment above includes these coding regions:
- the LOC103702172 gene encoding cytochrome P450 714B3-like isoform X2; amino-acid sequence: MTTRRKCSHILSNGERNMVPLNRTGSVRKPNSWSGPTPGEEAILSGCKKDAHLLHVVSLGDLFYSKLEVKDTNGPIFSYSMGNVVALHVSHPDLVKDITLCGSLALGKATYLKKTHEPLFGQGILKSNGEAWAYQRKIIAPEFFLEKVKGMVDLMVDCTFPLLNSWESKIERGKGIADIKVDEDLRSYSADVISRACFGSSYIKGKEIFLKLRVLQKAICKPNMFVEITGVRHIPTKRNREMWRLNKEIRSLILQVVKEGKGGDKNLLQAILRSASNGRIGPNTTDSFVVDNCKTIYFAGHETTAVTATWCLMLLGLHPEWQARARAEVAEVCDGRPTDARSLQKMKILTMVIQEALRLYPPGAYVTRETLQEMEFGGIHIPKGVNVYVPVSILHHDPNIWGPDVHEFNPERFASGVHGACQHPHMYVPFGAGTRTCLGQNFAMVELKIILSLVLSKFSFTLSPSYQHSPTLRLIVEPEFGVSLIMEKV
- the LOC103702172 gene encoding cytochrome P450 714B3-like isoform X1, yielding METSLGVLLSFCLIGVCSLSLYFYYIAWLRPESIRGKLRRQGIAGPPPAFLYGNLPEMKRLVMAEKARREGGGGGMKHDYTSQVFPYFEQWRKKYGPIFSYSMGNVVALHVSHPDLVKDITLCGSLALGKATYLKKTHEPLFGQGILKSNGEAWAYQRKIIAPEFFLEKVKGMVDLMVDCTFPLLNSWESKIERGKGIADIKVDEDLRSYSADVISRACFGSSYIKGKEIFLKLRVLQKAICKPNMFVEITGVRHIPTKRNREMWRLNKEIRSLILQVVKEGKGGDKNLLQAILRSASNGRIGPNTTDSFVVDNCKTIYFAGHETTAVTATWCLMLLGLHPEWQARARAEVAEVCDGRPTDARSLQKMKILTMVIQEALRLYPPGAYVTRETLQEMEFGGIHIPKGVNVYVPVSILHHDPNIWGPDVHEFNPERFASGVHGACQHPHMYVPFGAGTRTCLGQNFAMVELKIILSLVLSKFSFTLSPSYQHSPTLRLIVEPEFGVSLIMEKV